The Ciceribacter thiooxidans genome window below encodes:
- a CDS encoding carbohydrate ABC transporter permease, with protein MKGWRPPATVLLLLPAFIVLAAVVVIPLLLSLYSSFTPFRLTQPASLYNFIGFRNYARILTDIEFWTAFGRTVLLLTVALNMEMLLGLGLAMLVEKATSGQRVLRTIMMFPMMFSPILVGFQFKFMFNDNVGLINNALQSLGLTTQAIPWLIDGQLAFWAITIAEVWSSTSVFAILILAGLLAMPKEPIEAARVDGCTPWQTFRYVTWPFVMPFAYIAMTIRSLDVARAYDIVKIMTDGGPAKRTELLWTLVSRTAYSDARMGLANAMAYVAILLSILFTVYFYRKLAAARTQIAAEW; from the coding sequence ATGAAAGGCTGGAGACCCCCGGCAACCGTCCTGCTTCTGCTGCCCGCATTCATCGTCCTGGCAGCCGTCGTCGTCATCCCGCTCCTGCTATCGCTCTATTCGAGCTTCACGCCCTTCCGGCTGACGCAGCCGGCCTCGCTCTACAATTTCATCGGCTTCCGCAACTATGCGCGCATCCTGACCGACATCGAGTTCTGGACCGCATTCGGACGAACCGTGCTTCTGCTGACAGTCGCGCTCAACATGGAAATGCTGCTCGGCCTCGGCCTTGCCATGCTGGTCGAGAAAGCGACGTCCGGGCAACGCGTGTTGCGAACCATCATGATGTTCCCGATGATGTTCTCGCCGATCCTCGTCGGCTTCCAGTTCAAGTTCATGTTCAACGACAATGTCGGGCTGATCAACAATGCGCTGCAGTCGCTCGGCCTAACGACCCAGGCGATCCCGTGGCTGATCGATGGTCAGCTCGCCTTCTGGGCGATCACGATTGCAGAGGTCTGGTCCTCCACCTCCGTCTTCGCAATCCTCATCCTCGCCGGCCTGCTCGCGATGCCGAAGGAGCCGATCGAGGCTGCGCGCGTGGACGGCTGCACGCCCTGGCAAACCTTCCGATACGTGACCTGGCCGTTCGTCATGCCGTTTGCCTACATCGCGATGACGATCCGCTCGCTCGACGTAGCGCGCGCCTACGATATCGTGAAGATCATGACGGACGGTGGTCCGGCCAAGCGCACGGAGCTTCTCTGGACGCTGGTTTCGCGAACAGCCTATTCGGACGCCCGCATGGGGCTCGCCAACGCCATGGCCTATGTCGCGATCCTGCTCTCTATTCTCTTCACCGTCTACTTCTACCGGAAGCTGGCGGCAGCCCGCACCCAGATTGCCGCGGAGTGGTGA
- a CDS encoding carbohydrate ABC transporter permease, translating into MNENAQHRLKAGLLSAAHKIGLFLAMAVICLPGLWIVLASFRPTVEIMAKPPVWIPQDLSLEAYIAMFSGVGQGGIPIIDYFRNSLIISVTSTAISLAIGMAGGYAFARYRFKAKSAIFLGLMLTRTVPGIALSLPLFFVYAKLGIIDTHFGMILVYVALNVPFTIWLIDGFFRQVPKDLAEAAQIDGCTRWQAFWQVEFPLAGPGIASAGIFAFLTSWNEFALASQLTRSTNSKTLPVGLLDYTAEFTIDWRGMCALAVVMIIPALVLTFIVQKHLVSGLTSGAVKG; encoded by the coding sequence ATGAACGAAAACGCCCAACATCGCCTAAAGGCCGGCCTGCTCTCCGCCGCCCACAAGATCGGCCTCTTTCTCGCCATGGCCGTCATCTGCCTGCCGGGTCTCTGGATCGTGCTCGCCTCCTTCCGCCCGACGGTCGAGATCATGGCAAAGCCGCCGGTCTGGATCCCACAGGACCTGTCGCTCGAAGCCTACATCGCCATGTTCTCCGGTGTTGGCCAGGGCGGCATCCCGATCATCGACTATTTCCGCAATTCGCTGATCATCTCGGTGACCTCGACGGCGATCTCGCTGGCGATCGGCATGGCCGGCGGCTACGCCTTCGCCCGCTACCGCTTCAAGGCAAAATCCGCAATCTTTCTCGGCCTCATGCTGACGCGCACGGTGCCGGGCATCGCGCTCTCGCTTCCGCTCTTCTTCGTCTATGCCAAGCTCGGCATCATCGACACGCATTTCGGCATGATCCTCGTCTATGTCGCGCTCAACGTTCCCTTCACGATTTGGCTGATCGACGGCTTCTTCCGCCAGGTGCCGAAGGATCTCGCCGAGGCCGCACAGATCGACGGCTGCACGCGCTGGCAGGCCTTCTGGCAGGTCGAATTTCCGCTGGCGGGCCCGGGCATCGCTTCCGCCGGCATCTTCGCCTTCCTCACCTCGTGGAACGAATTCGCGCTCGCATCGCAACTCACCCGGTCCACCAATTCCAAAACACTCCCCGTCGGGCTGCTCGACTACACCGCCGAATTCACGATTGACTGGCGCGGCATGTGCGCGCTGGCGGTCGTGATGATCATCCCGGCGCTTGTGCTGACCTTCATCGTGCAGAAGCATCTCGTTTCCGGCCTCACCTCCGGCGCAGTCAAAGGATAG
- a CDS encoding ABC transporter ATP-binding protein — protein MATVTLEKLVKRYGALDVVHGIDLEVADREFIALVGPSGCGKSTTLRMIAGLEPISGGNLKIGGRVVNDLPPRARNLAMVFQSYALYPHMTVRENMGFSLKIAGMKPDEIAPRVEEAARTLDLTQLLDRRPSQLSGGQRQRVAMGRAIVRNPEVFLFDEPLSNLDAKLRTQMRTEIKKLHAKVQSTVIYVTHDQVEAMTLADRIVIMRDGYIEQVGTPEDVFQRPASKFVAGFIGSPPMNLKDAEIADGRVVFANGESLPLPKQFSGRVNTGQKVTFGLRPDDLYPAGHGIHSGHETDVHTANLSVTITEPLGNETLVFADFGAGEWVARMLNPRPVRSGETMAFCFDLSQAHLFDRETGSTLRG, from the coding sequence ATGGCAACCGTCACCCTCGAAAAGCTGGTCAAGCGCTATGGCGCCCTCGACGTGGTTCACGGCATCGACCTCGAAGTCGCCGATCGCGAATTCATTGCCCTCGTCGGGCCGTCCGGTTGCGGCAAGTCGACCACGCTTCGCATGATCGCGGGCCTCGAACCGATCTCGGGCGGAAACCTCAAGATCGGTGGCCGTGTCGTCAACGACCTGCCGCCACGTGCACGCAATCTCGCGATGGTCTTCCAGTCCTACGCCCTCTACCCGCACATGACGGTCCGCGAGAACATGGGGTTCTCGCTCAAGATCGCCGGTATGAAACCGGACGAAATCGCTCCGCGGGTGGAGGAAGCGGCGCGCACGCTCGATCTCACCCAGTTGCTGGACCGCAGGCCCTCGCAGCTTTCCGGCGGCCAGCGCCAGCGCGTCGCCATGGGACGGGCGATCGTCCGCAATCCCGAGGTCTTCCTGTTCGATGAACCGCTCTCCAACCTCGATGCCAAGCTGCGCACGCAGATGCGCACCGAGATCAAGAAGCTCCACGCCAAGGTCCAGTCAACGGTCATCTACGTCACCCATGACCAGGTCGAGGCAATGACGCTCGCCGATCGCATCGTCATCATGCGCGACGGCTATATCGAACAGGTCGGCACGCCAGAGGACGTCTTCCAGCGCCCGGCCTCGAAATTCGTCGCCGGATTCATCGGCTCCCCGCCGATGAATCTCAAGGATGCCGAGATTGCAGATGGCCGCGTAGTCTTCGCCAATGGTGAAAGCCTGCCCCTGCCGAAACAGTTTTCCGGAAGGGTGAATACCGGCCAGAAAGTGACCTTTGGCCTGCGCCCCGACGACCTTTATCCGGCGGGCCACGGCATCCACTCGGGTCATGAGACTGACGTCCACACCGCGAACCTGAGCGTCACGATCACGGAACCTCTTGGCAACGAGACGCTGGTGTTTGCCGATTTCGGCGCCGGCGAATGGGTGGCGCGCATGCTGAACCCGCGTCCGGTACGTTCCGGAGAGACGATGGCCTTCTGCTTCGATCTCTCGCAGGCCCATCTCTTCGACCGGGAAACCGGCAGCACACTGAGAGGCTGA
- a CDS encoding mandelate racemase/muconate lactonizing enzyme family protein translates to MARIERIELKMVDLRPKVERTDAIQSFVSQETPIVTITDSDGAVGTGYSYTIGTGGSSVMRLLADHLAPRILGRDADQIEAIWRELEFLTHATTIGAITSIALAAVDTALWDLRARKQNLPLWKLAGGAKDRCPLYTTEGGWLHIPTEALVEDALEARAQGFTGSKIKIGRSHGTEDLARLTAVREAVGDSYEIMTDANQGFAVDEAIRRAGRLQELDLAWIEEPLPADDIDGHVRLNRSTITPIAIGESLYSIRHFREYMQKGACSVVQADAGRIGGITPWLKVAHAAEAFDMPVCPHFLMELHVSLTCAVQNGKYVEYIPQLDDITTSRLVVENGMALAPSTPGLGIAWDWEAIAARAIPEFSRDIR, encoded by the coding sequence ATGGCACGCATCGAGCGCATCGAACTCAAAATGGTCGACCTTCGCCCGAAGGTCGAACGCACCGACGCCATCCAGAGCTTCGTCAGCCAGGAAACGCCGATCGTCACGATTACCGACAGCGACGGCGCCGTCGGCACCGGCTACAGCTACACGATCGGCACCGGCGGCTCCTCGGTCATGCGCCTGCTTGCGGATCATTTGGCACCCCGCATTCTCGGCCGCGATGCCGACCAGATCGAGGCGATCTGGCGCGAGCTCGAGTTCCTGACCCACGCCACCACGATCGGCGCCATCACCTCGATTGCGCTCGCGGCAGTCGATACCGCGCTCTGGGACCTGCGCGCGCGCAAACAGAACCTGCCCCTCTGGAAGCTCGCGGGTGGCGCCAAGGACCGCTGCCCGCTCTACACCACCGAGGGCGGCTGGCTGCACATTCCGACAGAGGCCCTTGTCGAGGATGCATTGGAAGCAAGGGCCCAAGGCTTCACCGGTTCGAAGATCAAGATCGGCAGATCCCACGGAACAGAGGACCTGGCACGGCTCACGGCCGTTCGCGAGGCGGTTGGCGACAGCTACGAGATCATGACCGACGCCAATCAGGGCTTTGCGGTCGACGAGGCGATCCGGCGGGCCGGGCGGCTGCAGGAGCTTGATCTCGCCTGGATCGAGGAACCCCTGCCGGCGGACGACATCGACGGCCATGTGCGGCTCAACCGTTCCACGATCACGCCCATTGCGATCGGGGAGTCGCTCTATTCGATCCGTCACTTCCGCGAATACATGCAAAAGGGCGCCTGCTCCGTCGTTCAGGCCGACGCCGGCCGGATCGGCGGCATCACGCCCTGGCTCAAGGTCGCCCATGCCGCAGAAGCCTTCGACATGCCGGTCTGTCCGCATTTCCTGATGGAACTGCATGTGAGCCTCACCTGCGCAGTTCAGAACGGCAAATATGTCGAGTACATTCCGCAGCTCGACGACATCACGACGTCGCGGCTCGTCGTCGAGAACGGCATGGCACTCGCCCCGTCGACGCCGGGCCTCGGTATTGCGTGGGACTGGGAGGCGATCGCCGCCCGCGCCATACCCGAATTCAGTCGCGACATTCGCTAG
- a CDS encoding L-rhamnose mutarotase: MQRIGMVIGIRPEKIEEYKRLHAAVWPEVLSMIEACNIRNYSIFLKEPENLLFSFYEYHGTDYAADMAKMAADPKTQEWWSVCIPCQQPLDTRKEGEWWAQMPEVFFHA, from the coding sequence ATGCAGCGTATTGGCATGGTGATTGGCATACGGCCGGAGAAGATCGAGGAATACAAGCGCCTGCACGCGGCCGTCTGGCCCGAGGTGCTGTCGATGATCGAGGCCTGCAATATCAGGAACTACTCGATCTTCCTGAAGGAGCCGGAAAACCTGCTCTTTTCCTTCTACGAGTATCACGGCACCGACTACGCCGCCGACATGGCGAAGATGGCGGCCGACCCGAAGACCCAGGAATGGTGGTCGGTCTGCATACCCTGCCAGCAGCCGCTCGACACCCGCAAGGAAGGCGAGTGGTGGGCGCAGATGCCCGAGGTCTTCTTCCATGCGTGA
- a CDS encoding Gfo/Idh/MocA family protein — MTFDPRTLSQSWRLPSNLSPIVTFGAGSIVDDAHYPAYAKGGFPVAGLYDPDHEKAKALADKWGVKAYPTIEEAAAVDNAIFDLATPPAAHAKVLAALPDGAAVLIQKPMGTDLAAATEILTLCREKRLKAAVNFQLRFAPMMLALKDAIAKGLLGEVVDFDVYLALDTPWELWAFLERLPRVEIAMHSIHYLDLIRQVLGDPQGVHAKSIGHPNHSMAQTRTTAILDYGERIRCALSINHDHKFGRRHQACEFRVCGTEGAAYIQLGVNLDYPRGEPDILEIYPKGGDGWVTVPLEGTWFPDAFGGRMANLQRYASGEDRELVSSVEDAWMTMALVEALYASSAAPATPLAARPQ; from the coding sequence ATGACCTTCGATCCGAGGACCCTTTCGCAGTCATGGCGGCTGCCGTCGAACCTAAGTCCGATCGTGACCTTCGGAGCCGGTTCGATCGTCGACGACGCACACTACCCGGCCTACGCAAAAGGCGGCTTCCCGGTCGCCGGTCTCTATGATCCCGACCACGAGAAGGCAAAAGCGCTCGCGGACAAATGGGGCGTGAAAGCCTACCCGACCATTGAGGAAGCGGCAGCGGTCGACAACGCGATCTTCGACCTCGCAACGCCGCCGGCCGCCCACGCCAAGGTACTCGCCGCCCTTCCCGACGGCGCCGCAGTGCTCATCCAGAAGCCGATGGGTACGGATCTGGCCGCCGCGACCGAGATCCTCACTCTCTGCCGGGAAAAAAGGCTCAAGGCTGCCGTCAATTTCCAGCTTCGCTTCGCGCCGATGATGCTTGCGCTGAAGGACGCGATCGCCAAGGGACTGTTGGGCGAGGTCGTCGACTTCGATGTCTATCTGGCACTCGATACGCCCTGGGAGCTCTGGGCGTTTCTCGAACGGTTACCGCGCGTCGAGATCGCCATGCACTCGATCCATTATCTCGATCTGATCCGGCAGGTGCTCGGCGATCCGCAGGGCGTGCATGCAAAGTCGATCGGCCACCCGAACCATAGCATGGCCCAGACGCGCACGACCGCGATCCTCGATTACGGCGAACGCATCCGCTGCGCCCTGTCCATCAATCATGACCACAAGTTCGGGCGCCGTCATCAGGCCTGCGAGTTCCGCGTCTGCGGAACGGAAGGAGCAGCCTACATACAGTTGGGGGTCAACCTTGACTACCCGCGCGGCGAACCGGACATCCTGGAGATCTATCCGAAGGGTGGCGACGGATGGGTCACCGTTCCTCTCGAAGGCACTTGGTTCCCCGACGCCTTCGGCGGTCGCATGGCCAATCTTCAACGCTACGCCTCCGGCGAGGACCGCGAGCTCGTCTCCTCGGTCGAGGATGCTTGGATGACCATGGCACTTGTCGAAGCGCTCTATGCCTCCAGTGCCGCCCCCGCCACCCCGCTCGCCGCCAGACCGCAGTGA
- a CDS encoding MaoC/PaaZ C-terminal domain-containing protein, translating to MEQLRYFEDYTLGERRVTTGRTITETDFVVHAGHTGDFFPHHMDAEFARTTPFGQRIAHGTMIFSIGIGLTASVINPAAFSYGYDRLRFIRPVFIGDTIHTRVTIHSKEDDPKRAEVGRVVERTEVVNQKGDVVLAADHIHIVERRPKAA from the coding sequence ATGGAACAGCTCAGATACTTTGAAGACTATACCCTAGGCGAGCGGCGCGTGACGACAGGCCGCACGATCACCGAGACGGACTTCGTCGTCCATGCCGGCCACACGGGCGATTTCTTTCCGCACCACATGGATGCCGAATTCGCCAGGACGACCCCCTTCGGCCAGCGCATCGCCCATGGCACGATGATCTTCTCGATCGGCATCGGGCTGACGGCGAGCGTCATCAACCCCGCCGCGTTTTCGTACGGCTACGACCGGCTGCGTTTCATCCGGCCGGTCTTCATCGGCGACACGATTCATACCCGTGTGACGATCCATTCGAAGGAAGACGACCCCAAGCGCGCCGAGGTCGGCCGCGTCGTCGAACGTACCGAAGTCGTCAACCAGAAGGGCGATGTCGTGCTCGCCGCCGACCATATTCACATTGTCGAGCGCCGGCCGAAGGCGGCCTGA
- a CDS encoding SDR family oxidoreductase, with translation MSVPLQSKRALVTASGQGIGRASALAFARAGASVVATDINEGALDGLAAEAKAEGLALETRVLDVLKDAAVADVVSATGPFDVLFNCAGFVHSGTVLDMADKDLDFAFDLNVRAMIRTIRAVLPGMIAKGDGSIINMASVASSVKGVPNRCAYTVTKAAVIGLTKSVAADFVAQGIRVNAICPGTVESPSLQERMKAQGDYETARAAFIVRQPMGRLGTPEEIAGLAVYLATATYTSGQAYAIDGGWTI, from the coding sequence ATGTCCGTCCCCCTTCAATCAAAACGCGCACTTGTGACGGCATCGGGCCAGGGGATTGGCCGAGCGAGTGCGCTGGCCTTTGCGCGGGCGGGCGCAAGCGTGGTCGCGACCGACATTAATGAAGGGGCGCTCGACGGGCTCGCCGCGGAGGCGAAGGCCGAAGGGCTGGCCCTCGAGACCCGCGTGCTCGACGTCCTGAAGGATGCCGCCGTGGCAGACGTCGTCTCGGCCACCGGTCCCTTCGACGTCCTCTTCAACTGCGCCGGTTTCGTCCATTCCGGCACCGTGCTGGACATGGCCGACAAGGACCTCGACTTCGCCTTCGATCTCAACGTCCGCGCCATGATCCGCACCATCCGCGCCGTGCTGCCGGGCATGATCGCGAAGGGTGACGGTTCGATCATCAACATGGCCTCGGTCGCCTCTAGCGTGAAGGGCGTGCCCAACCGCTGCGCCTACACCGTCACCAAGGCCGCCGTCATCGGGCTGACCAAGTCGGTCGCCGCCGACTTCGTCGCACAAGGCATCCGCGTGAACGCCATCTGCCCCGGCACGGTCGAAAGCCCCTCCCTGCAGGAGCGCATGAAGGCGCAGGGCGACTACGAGACGGCACGCGCCGCCTTCATCGTCCGCCAGCCGATGGGACGGCTCGGAACCCCGGAAGAAATCGCCGGCCTCGCCGTCTATCTCGCAACCGCCACCTATACATCCGGCCAGGCCTACGCCATCGATGGCGGCTGGACGATCTAA
- a CDS encoding fumarylacetoacetate hydrolase family protein, which yields MKLMRVGPPGREKPALLDKDGKVRDLSAHVADIGGAAISPEGLQKIAAIDPASLPELSVDRIGACVAGTGKFICIGLNYSDHAAETGATVPPEPVIFMKATSAICGPDDEVRIPRGSEKTDWEVELGVVIGKTAKYVSEADALDYVAGYCVSHDVSERGFQTERAGQWTKGKSCDTFGPIGPWLVTKDEVADPQNLPMWLKVNGETMQDGSSKTMVYGVAFLVSYLSQFMSLHPGDVISTGTPPGVGMGMKPPRYLRDGDTVELGIQGLGTQKQTFRAD from the coding sequence ATGAAACTGATGCGCGTCGGCCCGCCCGGCCGGGAAAAGCCGGCCCTCCTCGACAAGGACGGCAAGGTCCGCGATCTCTCCGCCCATGTCGCCGACATCGGCGGTGCGGCCATCTCCCCCGAAGGCCTGCAGAAGATCGCGGCAATCGACCCGGCCTCGCTGCCGGAGCTTTCCGTGGACCGCATCGGTGCTTGCGTTGCCGGCACCGGCAAGTTCATCTGCATCGGGCTCAACTATTCCGACCATGCCGCCGAGACCGGTGCGACCGTCCCGCCCGAGCCGGTGATCTTCATGAAGGCGACCTCGGCCATCTGCGGTCCCGATGACGAGGTGCGCATTCCCCGCGGCTCGGAAAAGACCGACTGGGAAGTCGAGCTCGGCGTCGTCATCGGCAAGACCGCAAAATATGTCTCCGAGGCCGACGCCCTCGATTACGTCGCCGGCTACTGCGTCTCCCACGACGTTTCCGAGCGCGGCTTCCAGACCGAACGTGCCGGCCAGTGGACCAAGGGCAAGTCGTGCGACACCTTCGGCCCGATCGGCCCCTGGCTCGTCACGAAGGACGAGGTCGCCGACCCACAGAACCTCCCGATGTGGCTGAAGGTCAACGGCGAGACCATGCAGGACGGTTCCTCGAAGACCATGGTCTACGGCGTCGCCTTCCTCGTCTCTTACCTGAGCCAGTTCATGTCGCTCCATCCCGGCGACGTCATCTCCACCGGCACGCCTCCCGGCGTCGGAATGGGCATGAAGCCGCCACGCTACCTCAGGGACGGCGACACCGTCGAACTCGGTATCCAGGGACTCGGTACACAAAAACAGACGTTCAGAGCCGATTGA
- a CDS encoding L-fuconate dehydratase: MTTITSLRSIDLRFPTSQSLDGSDAMNPDPDYSAAYVVLGTDTPGLEGHGLTFTIGRGNEICCAAIDALEHLVVGLDLEWVKANPGRFWHYLTGDSQLRWIGPDKGAMHLAIGAVVNAVWDLWAKEAGKPVWRLVADMSPEEIVSIVDFRYLTDALTPEEALDILRKAETGKADRIAILEKEGYPCYTTSAGWLGYSDEKLRRLCQEAVDEGFTHIKLKVGRDLEDDKRRLRIAREVIGDDRFMMIDANQVWEVGQAIEWMRELAPYKPYFIEEPTSPDDIAGHKKIREAIAPIKVATGEMCQNRIVFKQMIAGGAIDIVQIDSCRMGGLNEVLAVLLMAAKYQLPVWPHAGGVGLCEYVQHLSMIDYLVVSGTKEGRVIEYVDHLHEHFLEPCRIENAAYMPPKLPGFSIEMKAETLSQYRFAG, translated from the coding sequence ATGACCACGATCACAAGTCTGCGCAGCATCGATCTGCGCTTCCCCACCTCGCAGAGCCTCGACGGTTCAGATGCAATGAACCCGGATCCGGATTACTCGGCCGCCTATGTGGTGCTCGGGACCGACACGCCGGGACTCGAAGGCCATGGCCTTACCTTCACGATCGGCCGCGGCAACGAGATCTGCTGCGCGGCGATCGACGCACTGGAACATCTCGTCGTCGGCCTCGACCTCGAATGGGTGAAGGCCAATCCGGGCCGCTTCTGGCACTATCTCACCGGCGACAGCCAGTTGCGCTGGATCGGACCGGACAAGGGCGCGATGCATCTCGCCATCGGCGCGGTCGTCAACGCCGTCTGGGATCTCTGGGCAAAGGAGGCCGGCAAGCCGGTCTGGCGGCTCGTCGCCGATATGTCGCCGGAGGAGATCGTCTCGATCGTCGACTTCCGCTACCTGACGGACGCGCTGACGCCCGAGGAGGCGCTCGACATCCTGCGGAAGGCGGAGACCGGAAAGGCCGACCGCATCGCCATCCTCGAGAAGGAGGGCTATCCCTGCTACACGACCTCGGCCGGCTGGCTCGGCTATTCCGATGAGAAGCTTCGCCGCCTGTGCCAGGAAGCCGTCGATGAGGGCTTCACCCACATCAAGCTGAAGGTCGGCCGCGATCTCGAGGACGACAAACGCCGTCTCAGGATCGCCCGCGAGGTGATCGGCGACGACCGCTTTATGATGATCGATGCCAATCAGGTCTGGGAAGTCGGACAGGCAATCGAATGGATGAGGGAGCTCGCGCCCTATAAGCCGTACTTCATCGAGGAGCCGACGAGCCCGGACGACATTGCCGGTCACAAGAAGATCCGCGAGGCGATCGCGCCGATCAAGGTCGCCACCGGCGAAATGTGCCAGAACCGCATCGTCTTCAAGCAGATGATCGCGGGCGGCGCCATCGACATCGTCCAGATCGACAGCTGCCGTATGGGCGGGCTGAACGAGGTGCTGGCGGTTCTCCTAATGGCGGCGAAGTACCAGCTACCGGTCTGGCCGCACGCTGGCGGAGTCGGTCTCTGCGAATACGTCCAGCACCTCTCGATGATCGACTATCTCGTCGTCTCGGGCACAAAGGAAGGCCGCGTCATCGAGTATGTCGATCATCTCCACGAGCATTTCCTCGAACCGTGCCGGATCGAGAATGCAGCCTACATGCCGCCGAAGCTGCCCGGCTTCTCGATCGAGATGAAGGCCGAGACGCTCTCGCAATACCGCTTCGCCGGCTGA
- a CDS encoding GntR family transcriptional regulator — MARTDERFREAFNEALDLCKTMTAGDHLPSENDLAKRLDVSRTVVRAILEKLQDAKIITWVGRQKQLLRTPRDKDRLEVQTGQITEQQLERQFLDWILRFDVAPGTALNVAKLRRQFSVTPQMLHEFLASLSRFGLVRRRPKGGWQLLGFTPEFAVELSEFRMILELNAVSHLVGLPSDDPIWARLDELERKHRELAAEIDERFHDFSLLDEEFHTLIGSAVRNRFAAEFQKIVALIFHYHFQWDKTLERQRNEAAIGEHLRLIAALKARDAAAAQAAMIDHLSTSKQTLLSSLRVHALA, encoded by the coding sequence ATGGCGCGGACTGACGAACGGTTTCGAGAGGCGTTCAACGAAGCGCTCGACCTTTGCAAGACGATGACTGCAGGCGATCACCTGCCATCGGAAAACGATCTGGCCAAGCGGCTTGACGTCAGCCGCACGGTTGTGCGCGCCATTCTGGAAAAACTGCAGGACGCGAAGATCATCACCTGGGTCGGCCGGCAGAAGCAGCTTCTCAGGACACCGAGGGACAAGGATCGTCTGGAGGTCCAGACCGGCCAGATTACTGAGCAGCAACTCGAGCGGCAGTTTCTCGACTGGATCCTTCGCTTCGACGTTGCACCTGGAACGGCCCTGAACGTCGCGAAGCTCAGACGGCAATTTTCCGTCACGCCCCAGATGTTGCACGAATTCCTGGCATCGCTCAGCCGGTTCGGTCTTGTTCGGCGCCGACCGAAAGGGGGCTGGCAACTTCTCGGCTTCACGCCGGAGTTTGCGGTCGAGCTGTCGGAGTTCCGGATGATCCTGGAATTGAATGCGGTTTCTCATCTTGTGGGTCTGCCGTCTGACGATCCGATCTGGGCGCGGCTCGACGAGCTCGAGCGGAAGCATCGAGAGCTCGCCGCTGAGATCGACGAGCGGTTCCACGATTTTTCGTTGCTGGACGAAGAGTTCCACACGCTGATCGGCAGTGCGGTTCGCAACCGTTTCGCCGCGGAGTTCCAGAAGATCGTGGCGCTGATCTTCCACTACCACTTCCAGTGGGACAAGACGCTTGAACGCCAGCGAAACGAGGCTGCCATCGGCGAGCATCTGCGGCTGATTGCGGCATTGAAGGCGCGGGATGCGGCCGCCGCGCAGGCGGCGATGATCGACCATCTCAGCACCTCCAAACAAACTCTTCTTTCTTCGCTGCGCGTTCATGCGCTGGCCTGA
- a CDS encoding SDR family oxidoreductase, with translation MNLGLEGKVIVVTGGAAGIGGAITEMLAEEGARPVIFARRPPDPQWFASLGDKASYVEVELSSDDQCRKAVEETRERFGTVYGLVNNAGINDGVGIEAGPGAFRASLEKNLIHYYTLVHLLADDFRKSRGAIVNISSKTAVTGQGGTSAYVAAKAAQLGLTREWAAAFAGDGVRVNAVLPAEVMTPLYERWIATFDNPPEKLAEITSRIPLGQRMTDAREIAAMVVFALSQQALHLTGQWLFVDGGYTHLDRALAGVR, from the coding sequence ATGAATCTCGGACTTGAAGGCAAAGTCATCGTCGTTACCGGTGGTGCGGCCGGAATCGGCGGCGCCATCACCGAAATGCTGGCGGAAGAAGGGGCTCGCCCCGTCATCTTCGCGCGGCGCCCTCCGGACCCTCAGTGGTTCGCCTCTCTCGGAGACAAAGCGTCATACGTCGAAGTCGAGCTTTCAAGCGACGACCAATGCCGCAAGGCGGTTGAAGAGACGCGCGAGCGCTTCGGCACCGTCTACGGTCTCGTCAACAATGCGGGCATCAACGACGGCGTCGGCATCGAGGCAGGGCCGGGGGCCTTCCGCGCCTCGCTCGAAAAGAACCTCATTCATTACTATACGTTGGTCCACCTTCTGGCGGACGATTTCCGCAAGTCCAGGGGTGCGATCGTCAACATCAGTTCCAAAACCGCCGTGACCGGCCAGGGCGGCACGTCGGCCTATGTCGCGGCGAAAGCTGCGCAGCTTGGTCTGACGCGCGAATGGGCCGCTGCGTTCGCAGGCGACGGTGTCCGTGTCAATGCGGTCCTCCCTGCGGAGGTGATGACGCCGCTTTACGAACGCTGGATTGCGACCTTCGACAATCCGCCGGAAAAGCTGGCGGAGATCACCTCACGCATTCCGCTCGGCCAGCGCATGACTGACGCGCGCGAAATTGCAGCCATGGTGGTCTTTGCGCTCTCGCAGCAGGCCCTGCATCTCACCGGACAGTGGCTTTTCGTCGATGGCGGCTATACCCATCTCGACCGGGCACTGGCGGGCGTGCGATAA